A DNA window from Ornithodoros turicata isolate Travis chromosome 10, ASM3712646v1, whole genome shotgun sequence contains the following coding sequences:
- the LOC135371278 gene encoding RNA-binding protein cabeza-like isoform X2: MADAAQYGGYGSTQPTPAGYGNYGSYGGVGQTYGQGGYTQSTTGYPQQPQQQPQQQPAGWDGSANSSAAPAGSTYSQEQYGQQGQTYNYGQQPNAYSQGQTNSYSGYSAGAQAPQTGSGAATYPPSASAYAAAAQVQAQPAGSYGAQQPPAQGAYGNSAYSAPQSGASHQYPAAAGGGSAAPPYSSYGGGAAPPYGQPQAPPPSQGSYGAGGPPQQTPGGQAPAMVPPNSYGGGSEYNRGGSGGPLGGSSGPPSHQGPGGGGSYGGGPPSGGYGGAPSGGYGGGQGGPGMYGDRGGRGGYNSQGGPGGRGGYSKGPEEMTDTIFVSNLPEDVAESQLSEHFGSIGLIKLDKKTGKNKIWIYRDKMTGKGKGEATVTYDDPPTANSAITWFNGKEFMGHKINVELAQRKVPFGGFGGPGGGRGAPRGGRGGPRGGGGPGGGGGGRGGGPDGGGGGREGDWKCMNPSCGNNNFSWRTSCNRCGGPREGGGDGGPGGPPMGGRGGMRGGPRGGRGGDRGGRGGGPMGRGMGGPMGGRGGFGGRGGPGRGGPMRGGPGGERGDRRPRPY; encoded by the exons ATGGCAGATGCCGCAC AATATGGCGGTTATGGGAGCACACAGCCTACCCCAGCTGG GTATGGCAACTATGGAAGTTATGGTGGTGTAGGCCAGACCTATGGTCAGGGTGGCTACACGCAGTCTACCACAGGATATCCG CAACAGCCACAGCAGCAGCCACAACAACAACCTGCAGGTTGGGATGGTTCAGCAAACTCTTCAGCTGCACCCGCTGGTAGTACATACAGCCAGGAACAGTACGGGCAACAGGGACAAACGTACAACTATGGGCAGCAACCGAACGCGTACTCACAAG GACAGACAAATTCCTACTCTGGCTACAGCGCCGGTGCTCAAGCACCACAGACTGGCAGTGGGGCGGCCACATACCCACCAAGCGCGAGTGCGTATGCTGCAGCAGCCCAGGTGCAGGCACAGCCCGCAGGCTCTTACGGGGCCCAGCAGCCTCCAGCACAAGGTGCATACGGGAACAGTGCCTACAGTGCTCCGCAGTCGGGGGCCTCTCATCAGTATCCCGCGGCAGCCGGCGGAGGATCTGCAGCTCCTCCTTACAGCTCGTACGGTGGTGGTGCAGCCCCGCCTTACGGCCAGCCGCAGGCGCCACCTCCCAGCCAG GGTTCATACGGTGCTGGAGGACCACCCCAACAAACTCCCGGTGGTCAGGCACCTGCCATGGTGCCTCCCAATTCCTATGGTGGTGGAAGCGAGTACAATAGAGGTGGGTCAGGAGGCCCTCTTGGCGGCTCTTCTGGTCCTCCATCTCATCAGGGTCCTGGTGGTGGAGGAAGCTATGGCGGTGGACCGCCTTCTGGTGGCTATGGTGGTGCTCCATCTGGTGGTTACGGAGGCGGACAAG GTGGCCCCGGGATGTACGGAGATCGGGGAGGACGTGGTGGTTACAA TAGTCAAGGTGGCCCTGGTGGAAGGGGAGGTTACAGCAAAG GACCTGAGGAAATGACCGACACAATATTTGTGTCCAATCTACCTGAAGACGTGGCTGAAAGTCAACTGTCGGAGCACTTTGGCTCAATTGGTTTGATTAAG CTGGACAAAAAAACTGGCAAAAACAAGATCTGGATCTACAGAGACAAAATGACAGGCAAGGGCAAAGGCGAAGCGACAGTTACCTACGACGACCCCCCGACTGCTAACTCTGCCATCACCTGGTTCAACG GCAAAGAATTCATGGGACACAAGATTAACGTGGAACTTGCCCAAAGGAAGGTTCCTTTCGGAGGCTTTGGTGGTCCAGGAGGTGGAAGAGGTGCACCTCGGGGTGGTCGTGGTGGTCCCCGTGGAGGTGGAGGCCCCGGCGGCGGAGGCGGAGGCCGTGGGGGAGGACCCGACGGAGGCGGCGGCGGTCGGGAAGGTGACTGGAAGTGCATGAACCC GTCCTGTGGGAATAACAACTTTTCGTGGCGAACCAGTTGCAATCGGTGCGGCGGACCACGCGAAGGTGGCGGTGACGGAGGACCTGGCGGCCCCCCCATGGGTGGGCGAGGAGGCATGAGAGGCGGCCCCCGTGGAGGACGAGGGGGTGACAGAGGAGGCCGCGGTGGTGGCCCGATGGGTCGTGGCATGGGCGGACCCATGGGTGGCCGTGGAGGGTTTGGCGGCCGCGGTGGACCAGGCCGTGGAGGCCCGATGCGGGGTGGCCCAGG AGGCGAAAGGGGTGACAGAAGACCAAGACCATACTAA
- the LOC135371278 gene encoding RNA-binding protein cabeza-like isoform X1 → MADAAQYGGYGSTQPTPAGYGNYGSYGGVGQTYGQGGYTQSTTGYPQQQPQQQPQQQPAGWDGSANSSAAPAGSTYSQEQYGQQGQTYNYGQQPNAYSQGQTNSYSGYSAGAQAPQTGSGAATYPPSASAYAAAAQVQAQPAGSYGAQQPPAQGAYGNSAYSAPQSGASHQYPAAAGGGSAAPPYSSYGGGAAPPYGQPQAPPPSQGSYGAGGPPQQTPGGQAPAMVPPNSYGGGSEYNRGGSGGPLGGSSGPPSHQGPGGGGSYGGGPPSGGYGGAPSGGYGGGQGGPGMYGDRGGRGGYNSQGGPGGRGGYSKGPEEMTDTIFVSNLPEDVAESQLSEHFGSIGLIKLDKKTGKNKIWIYRDKMTGKGKGEATVTYDDPPTANSAITWFNGKEFMGHKINVELAQRKVPFGGFGGPGGGRGAPRGGRGGPRGGGGPGGGGGGRGGGPDGGGGGREGDWKCMNPSCGNNNFSWRTSCNRCGGPREGGGDGGPGGPPMGGRGGMRGGPRGGRGGDRGGRGGGPMGRGMGGPMGGRGGFGGRGGPGRGGPMRGGPGGERGDRRPRPY, encoded by the exons ATGGCAGATGCCGCAC AATATGGCGGTTATGGGAGCACACAGCCTACCCCAGCTGG GTATGGCAACTATGGAAGTTATGGTGGTGTAGGCCAGACCTATGGTCAGGGTGGCTACACGCAGTCTACCACAGGATATCCG CAGCAACAGCCACAGCAGCAGCCACAACAACAACCTGCAGGTTGGGATGGTTCAGCAAACTCTTCAGCTGCACCCGCTGGTAGTACATACAGCCAGGAACAGTACGGGCAACAGGGACAAACGTACAACTATGGGCAGCAACCGAACGCGTACTCACAAG GACAGACAAATTCCTACTCTGGCTACAGCGCCGGTGCTCAAGCACCACAGACTGGCAGTGGGGCGGCCACATACCCACCAAGCGCGAGTGCGTATGCTGCAGCAGCCCAGGTGCAGGCACAGCCCGCAGGCTCTTACGGGGCCCAGCAGCCTCCAGCACAAGGTGCATACGGGAACAGTGCCTACAGTGCTCCGCAGTCGGGGGCCTCTCATCAGTATCCCGCGGCAGCCGGCGGAGGATCTGCAGCTCCTCCTTACAGCTCGTACGGTGGTGGTGCAGCCCCGCCTTACGGCCAGCCGCAGGCGCCACCTCCCAGCCAG GGTTCATACGGTGCTGGAGGACCACCCCAACAAACTCCCGGTGGTCAGGCACCTGCCATGGTGCCTCCCAATTCCTATGGTGGTGGAAGCGAGTACAATAGAGGTGGGTCAGGAGGCCCTCTTGGCGGCTCTTCTGGTCCTCCATCTCATCAGGGTCCTGGTGGTGGAGGAAGCTATGGCGGTGGACCGCCTTCTGGTGGCTATGGTGGTGCTCCATCTGGTGGTTACGGAGGCGGACAAG GTGGCCCCGGGATGTACGGAGATCGGGGAGGACGTGGTGGTTACAA TAGTCAAGGTGGCCCTGGTGGAAGGGGAGGTTACAGCAAAG GACCTGAGGAAATGACCGACACAATATTTGTGTCCAATCTACCTGAAGACGTGGCTGAAAGTCAACTGTCGGAGCACTTTGGCTCAATTGGTTTGATTAAG CTGGACAAAAAAACTGGCAAAAACAAGATCTGGATCTACAGAGACAAAATGACAGGCAAGGGCAAAGGCGAAGCGACAGTTACCTACGACGACCCCCCGACTGCTAACTCTGCCATCACCTGGTTCAACG GCAAAGAATTCATGGGACACAAGATTAACGTGGAACTTGCCCAAAGGAAGGTTCCTTTCGGAGGCTTTGGTGGTCCAGGAGGTGGAAGAGGTGCACCTCGGGGTGGTCGTGGTGGTCCCCGTGGAGGTGGAGGCCCCGGCGGCGGAGGCGGAGGCCGTGGGGGAGGACCCGACGGAGGCGGCGGCGGTCGGGAAGGTGACTGGAAGTGCATGAACCC GTCCTGTGGGAATAACAACTTTTCGTGGCGAACCAGTTGCAATCGGTGCGGCGGACCACGCGAAGGTGGCGGTGACGGAGGACCTGGCGGCCCCCCCATGGGTGGGCGAGGAGGCATGAGAGGCGGCCCCCGTGGAGGACGAGGGGGTGACAGAGGAGGCCGCGGTGGTGGCCCGATGGGTCGTGGCATGGGCGGACCCATGGGTGGCCGTGGAGGGTTTGGCGGCCGCGGTGGACCAGGCCGTGGAGGCCCGATGCGGGGTGGCCCAGG AGGCGAAAGGGGTGACAGAAGACCAAGACCATACTAA
- the LOC135371278 gene encoding uncharacterized protein LOC135371278 isoform X3, whose amino-acid sequence MVRVATRSLPQDIRSNSHSSSHNNNLQVGMVQQTLQLHPLVVHTARNSTGNRDKRTTMGSNRTRTHKDRQIPTLATAPVLKHHRLAVGRPHTHQARVRMLQQPRCRHSPQALTGPSSLQHKVHTGTVPTVLRSRGPLISIPRQPAEDLQLLLTARTVVVQPRLTASRRRHLPARVHTVLEDHPNKLPVVRHLPWCLPIPMVVEASTIEVGQEALLAALLVLHLIRVLVVEEAMAVDRLLVAMVVLHLVVTEADKVAPGCTEIGEDVVVTRPEEMTDTIFVSNLPEDVAESQLSEHFGSIGLIKLDKKTGKNKIWIYRDKMTGKGKGEATVTYDDPPTANSAITWFNGKEFMGHKINVELAQRKVPFGGFGGPGGGRGAPRGGRGGPRGGGGPGGGGGGRGGGPDGGGGGREGDWKCMNPSCGNNNFSWRTSCNRCGGPREGGGDGGPGGPPMGGRGGMRGGPRGGRGGDRGGRGGGPMGRGMGGPMGGRGGFGGRGGPGRGGPMRGGPGGERGDRRPRPY is encoded by the exons ATGGTCAGGGTGGCTACACGCAGTCTACCACAGGATATCCG CAGCAACAGCCACAGCAGCAGCCACAACAACAACCTGCAGGTTGGGATGGTTCAGCAAACTCTTCAGCTGCACCCGCTGGTAGTACATACAGCCAGGAACAGTACGGGCAACAGGGACAAACGTACAACTATGGGCAGCAACCGAACGCGTACTCACAAG GACAGACAAATTCCTACTCTGGCTACAGCGCCGGTGCTCAAGCACCACAGACTGGCAGTGGGGCGGCCACATACCCACCAAGCGCGAGTGCGTATGCTGCAGCAGCCCAGGTGCAGGCACAGCCCGCAGGCTCTTACGGGGCCCAGCAGCCTCCAGCACAAGGTGCATACGGGAACAGTGCCTACAGTGCTCCGCAGTCGGGGGCCTCTCATCAGTATCCCGCGGCAGCCGGCGGAGGATCTGCAGCTCCTCCTTACAGCTCGTACGGTGGTGGTGCAGCCCCGCCTTACGGCCAGCCGCAGGCGCCACCTCCCAGCCAG GGTTCATACGGTGCTGGAGGACCACCCCAACAAACTCCCGGTGGTCAGGCACCTGCCATGGTGCCTCCCAATTCCTATGGTGGTGGAAGCGAGTACAATAGAGGTGGGTCAGGAGGCCCTCTTGGCGGCTCTTCTGGTCCTCCATCTCATCAGGGTCCTGGTGGTGGAGGAAGCTATGGCGGTGGACCGCCTTCTGGTGGCTATGGTGGTGCTCCATCTGGTGGTTACGGAGGCGGACAAG GTGGCCCCGGGATGTACGGAGATCGGGGAGGACGTGGTGGTTACAA GACCTGAGGAAATGACCGACACAATATTTGTGTCCAATCTACCTGAAGACGTGGCTGAAAGTCAACTGTCGGAGCACTTTGGCTCAATTGGTTTGATTAAG CTGGACAAAAAAACTGGCAAAAACAAGATCTGGATCTACAGAGACAAAATGACAGGCAAGGGCAAAGGCGAAGCGACAGTTACCTACGACGACCCCCCGACTGCTAACTCTGCCATCACCTGGTTCAACG GCAAAGAATTCATGGGACACAAGATTAACGTGGAACTTGCCCAAAGGAAGGTTCCTTTCGGAGGCTTTGGTGGTCCAGGAGGTGGAAGAGGTGCACCTCGGGGTGGTCGTGGTGGTCCCCGTGGAGGTGGAGGCCCCGGCGGCGGAGGCGGAGGCCGTGGGGGAGGACCCGACGGAGGCGGCGGCGGTCGGGAAGGTGACTGGAAGTGCATGAACCC GTCCTGTGGGAATAACAACTTTTCGTGGCGAACCAGTTGCAATCGGTGCGGCGGACCACGCGAAGGTGGCGGTGACGGAGGACCTGGCGGCCCCCCCATGGGTGGGCGAGGAGGCATGAGAGGCGGCCCCCGTGGAGGACGAGGGGGTGACAGAGGAGGCCGCGGTGGTGGCCCGATGGGTCGTGGCATGGGCGGACCCATGGGTGGCCGTGGAGGGTTTGGCGGCCGCGGTGGACCAGGCCGTGGAGGCCCGATGCGGGGTGGCCCAGG AGGCGAAAGGGGTGACAGAAGACCAAGACCATACTAA
- the LOC135371278 gene encoding uncharacterized protein LOC135371278 isoform X4, translating into MVRVATRSLPQDIRNSHSSSHNNNLQVGMVQQTLQLHPLVVHTARNSTGNRDKRTTMGSNRTRTHKDRQIPTLATAPVLKHHRLAVGRPHTHQARVRMLQQPRCRHSPQALTGPSSLQHKVHTGTVPTVLRSRGPLISIPRQPAEDLQLLLTARTVVVQPRLTASRRRHLPARVHTVLEDHPNKLPVVRHLPWCLPIPMVVEASTIEVGQEALLAALLVLHLIRVLVVEEAMAVDRLLVAMVVLHLVVTEADKVAPGCTEIGEDVVVTRPEEMTDTIFVSNLPEDVAESQLSEHFGSIGLIKLDKKTGKNKIWIYRDKMTGKGKGEATVTYDDPPTANSAITWFNGKEFMGHKINVELAQRKVPFGGFGGPGGGRGAPRGGRGGPRGGGGPGGGGGGRGGGPDGGGGGREGDWKCMNPSCGNNNFSWRTSCNRCGGPREGGGDGGPGGPPMGGRGGMRGGPRGGRGGDRGGRGGGPMGRGMGGPMGGRGGFGGRGGPGRGGPMRGGPGGERGDRRPRPY; encoded by the exons ATGGTCAGGGTGGCTACACGCAGTCTACCACAGGATATCCG CAACAGCCACAGCAGCAGCCACAACAACAACCTGCAGGTTGGGATGGTTCAGCAAACTCTTCAGCTGCACCCGCTGGTAGTACATACAGCCAGGAACAGTACGGGCAACAGGGACAAACGTACAACTATGGGCAGCAACCGAACGCGTACTCACAAG GACAGACAAATTCCTACTCTGGCTACAGCGCCGGTGCTCAAGCACCACAGACTGGCAGTGGGGCGGCCACATACCCACCAAGCGCGAGTGCGTATGCTGCAGCAGCCCAGGTGCAGGCACAGCCCGCAGGCTCTTACGGGGCCCAGCAGCCTCCAGCACAAGGTGCATACGGGAACAGTGCCTACAGTGCTCCGCAGTCGGGGGCCTCTCATCAGTATCCCGCGGCAGCCGGCGGAGGATCTGCAGCTCCTCCTTACAGCTCGTACGGTGGTGGTGCAGCCCCGCCTTACGGCCAGCCGCAGGCGCCACCTCCCAGCCAG GGTTCATACGGTGCTGGAGGACCACCCCAACAAACTCCCGGTGGTCAGGCACCTGCCATGGTGCCTCCCAATTCCTATGGTGGTGGAAGCGAGTACAATAGAGGTGGGTCAGGAGGCCCTCTTGGCGGCTCTTCTGGTCCTCCATCTCATCAGGGTCCTGGTGGTGGAGGAAGCTATGGCGGTGGACCGCCTTCTGGTGGCTATGGTGGTGCTCCATCTGGTGGTTACGGAGGCGGACAAG GTGGCCCCGGGATGTACGGAGATCGGGGAGGACGTGGTGGTTACAA GACCTGAGGAAATGACCGACACAATATTTGTGTCCAATCTACCTGAAGACGTGGCTGAAAGTCAACTGTCGGAGCACTTTGGCTCAATTGGTTTGATTAAG CTGGACAAAAAAACTGGCAAAAACAAGATCTGGATCTACAGAGACAAAATGACAGGCAAGGGCAAAGGCGAAGCGACAGTTACCTACGACGACCCCCCGACTGCTAACTCTGCCATCACCTGGTTCAACG GCAAAGAATTCATGGGACACAAGATTAACGTGGAACTTGCCCAAAGGAAGGTTCCTTTCGGAGGCTTTGGTGGTCCAGGAGGTGGAAGAGGTGCACCTCGGGGTGGTCGTGGTGGTCCCCGTGGAGGTGGAGGCCCCGGCGGCGGAGGCGGAGGCCGTGGGGGAGGACCCGACGGAGGCGGCGGCGGTCGGGAAGGTGACTGGAAGTGCATGAACCC GTCCTGTGGGAATAACAACTTTTCGTGGCGAACCAGTTGCAATCGGTGCGGCGGACCACGCGAAGGTGGCGGTGACGGAGGACCTGGCGGCCCCCCCATGGGTGGGCGAGGAGGCATGAGAGGCGGCCCCCGTGGAGGACGAGGGGGTGACAGAGGAGGCCGCGGTGGTGGCCCGATGGGTCGTGGCATGGGCGGACCCATGGGTGGCCGTGGAGGGTTTGGCGGCCGCGGTGGACCAGGCCGTGGAGGCCCGATGCGGGGTGGCCCAGG AGGCGAAAGGGGTGACAGAAGACCAAGACCATACTAA